AGCGGCCCGGTCCCGCAGCAGGCCCACGTCGACCTGTACGTCAGCGGCTACGCCGAGGCCGAGGCGCAGGTCCTCGCCCTCGGCGGCCGGCTGCTCGAGGGCGACGCCGGCCACCCGACGTGGCGCGTGTACGCCGACCCGTCGGGGCACCCGTTCTGCCTGTGCCTGGAAGGCTGAGCCCGACCGCGGACCGCGTCGTCGCCGCTCGAGCCGCACGCGCCGACGGCGGTGGTGCCTGGCTGCGCGATCTGCCCCACCGCGTCGACGACCTCGTCCACCCCTGGCGCCTGCGCCTCGGCGAACCGCTCGCGGGCGGGACGGCCGCCGTGGTCCACGCGGTCACCCGCGACGACGGGACACCGGCCGTGCTCAAGCTGCCCGTGCCCGACCCCGGCAACGCGCTGTCGACGCGGACGCTCCTGGCGGCGGACGGTGACGGGCTGGTGCGGGTCCTGGCCCACGACGGCGACGACCTTCTGCTGGAACGCCTGGGCCCGTCCCTGACCACGACGGGCAGGACGCCGCAGGCGCAGCTCGCCGTGCTGGCCCAACTGCTGCCGCGGGTCTGGCGGTTGCCCCCGGACGGCGCCACCGTCGACAAGGCCGCGGAACTCACGACGTTCCTGCTCGACCTCGTCGGCGCCGGCCCCGTCGACTACGTCACGGCCATGGCGCTGCAGTTCGCGGCCCGGCGGTCGCGGGCCTTCGCACCCGAGAGGTCCCGCACGCTGCACGGCGACGCCGCGGCCGCCAACGTCCTGCTCGCCCCCGCCCGGCCCGCGGGCGCCGCCTTC
This is a stretch of genomic DNA from Kineococcus endophyticus. It encodes these proteins:
- a CDS encoding aminoglycoside phosphotransferase family protein, with amino-acid sequence MPGRLSPTADRVVAARAARADGGGAWLRDLPHRVDDLVHPWRLRLGEPLAGGTAAVVHAVTRDDGTPAVLKLPVPDPGNALSTRTLLAADGDGLVRVLAHDGDDLLLERLGPSLTTTGRTPQAQLAVLAQLLPRVWRLPPDGATVDKAAELTTFLLDLVGAGPVDYVTAMALQFAARRSRAFAPERSRTLHGDAAAANVLLAPARPAGAAFVDPDGLVGDAAYDVGVALRDWSAELLADARPAGLLRGWCAEAAARTGTDPQAVWEWAFLERVSTGTYARTLGAEDLADALLESARRLLPEI